The genomic interval GGACGCAAAATAACTTAGCAAATGCCTACAGCGATCGCATCCGGGGAGAGCGCGCCGAGAACCTGGAGCAAGCCATTGCTGCCTTCGAAGCTGCTTTACAAGTGCGTACCCGCAGTGCCTTTCCCCAAGATTGGGCAATGACGCAAAATAACTTAGCAAATGCCTACCGCTATCGCATCCGGGGAGAGCGCGCCGAGAACCTGGAGCAAGCCATTGCTGCCTACCAAGCTGCTTTAGAAATTCACCAACCGGATACGTTTCCTGCTGACTGTCGCTCGACAGCCTATAATTTAGGTAACCTCTACACTGAGGATCGGCGTTGGGAAGAAGCCAGCACTTCCTACCGACTGGCGCTAGAAGCTACGGAAAACCTCTATCGACGTTCTTTTTCCCTGAAGGGCAAGGAAGCAGAGCTAGCAACGGTACAAGACCTTCCCCGACATGCTGCCTATGCCCTAGCCCGTGCCAGTCGCTTATCAGAAGCTGTCTTGACTGTAGAGCAAGGGCGGGCGCGCCAAACCAGCGAAACAATCGCCCGCGAGCGAACCAATTTAGAACAAGTTCAAACGCTAGCGCCAGAACTCTACCATAGCTACCAGCAAGCAGCCACTCAGTTGCGCCAATTGGAAGACCAAAACCGCATCGCTAGCTTGCACCAGACAAGCAATTCCCCGAACGTCACACCCGAAACCAATCGCCAACAGATTTTGCAAGCCCGACAAAAGCTAGATGAAGCCATTGAAAGCATTCGCTCCCTTCCCGGCTACGAAAACTTTCTGGCTGCACCCACCCTGGATGACATTTCGCGATCTTTGCAATCGCACGAATCTCTCGTCTATCTCATCGCAGTTGATGAAGGAAGTCTGGCTCTCCTTGTCAGCACTTCTTCTACAAACACCGAACCAACCATCGAACCCATTTGGTTGGATGCTTTCCAGCTAGCGGACTTGAGAATGCTCTTGTTGGGTGAGGAAGAAAAAAAAGAACTAGCAGGATGGTTTGGTGCCTACAATAACCGTAAAGATAACCAGCAAAAGTGGTGGGAGGAACTCGATCGCGTTACCGGTCAATTGTGGTTGCCAGTCATGCAACCCATTCTCCATCGTCTGAAAGAACTAGAAATGCAAAAAGCAATCCTAATTCCCACAGGTGCATTCGGATTGTTGCCCCTCCATGCTGCTTGGACGGAAGATACGACCCAACCCAGCGGTCGGCGCTATGCTTTGGATGAACTCTGCCTCACTTACGCTCCCAATGCCCGTACGCTCGCCTCAGCCAGAGAAACAGTCGCCAAAACCCTACCGGATTCCATCTTAGCAGTCAGCAATCCAAACAAAGATTTACCCAATTCGGAGCTAGAAGTTCGAGAAGCAGTAACTTCCTTTGCCAACCATCAAGTTTTTCCACACGAACAGGCAACCCGAGAAGCTGTCAAGAGCGTACTCTCAGACTACACTGTCTACCATTTTTCCTGTCACGGTTATGCTAACTTTGCAGAACCCCTCAATAGTGGCTTATCGATGGCAGGGAACGAATTTTTGACCCTCAACGATTTGTTTGCACTGCGCTTGCCAGGGGCACGTTTGGCAGTACTCTCGGCTTGCGAAACAGGGTTACCGGGGGGACGGGTTATCGATGAAGCAGTCAGCCTACCCACGGGAATGCTGCAAGCTGGGATTGCTGGTGTGGTCGCTTCTCTTTGGGCAGTTCTCGAACGAGAGACAACCATGCTCATGATACGATTTTACGAACTCTGGCGCTGCCAAAACCTCGATCCGCCCGAAGCCCTGCGGCAAGCACAGCAGTGGATGCGAGACACCACCAATCAAGAAAAAATCGATTATTTCCAAAGTTGTTGTTCCGAGTCTGCCACCACTGGCATAACCCCGGAAACAGCAAGATCTCTTTACCGGTCCATTCGTTTTACCCCTCCCCAAAATCGCGATTTCGCCCATCCCTTTTATTGGGCAGCATTTGGTTACACTGGCATTTAATTTAAATAAAGAGGAGACAGCCAACCATGCCAGAATCAGAAAAAATCTTTGAAGCTGCGCGTTCGATTCGTCCCTATCTGTCAAAGCTATTAGAGCCAGAAGCAGCCAACAACCTAGACGCGAAGATTGCCAATCTGCTGATGCGCCTTCAAGATAGCGAGGCAGACCAGGCAGATATAGAGTTCCAACTCGGCGATATCCTAGCTTCTGAGGAGGCAACGCGCCAATGGATGCAGAAATTTCTGGAACACGACCATCCACCAGAAGTAGAAAGGAACTATCAACCTCTTCCAGGCAATCCCTCACCAATAGGCGGTTTGGTTAGGTATTGTTGTCCCTACGGTGACTATGACTGGTATCTATCTGAACAAGGGGAATCGATTCCCAACTGTCCCACCCATAATGTTCCTCTCGAAAGAGCTTAATTGTTAGAATGCCAACGAAATTTCTAGAAACTCTAGGCAGCAAACTCGCTCAAAAGTGGGTGTCAACGATACTAACCCCAGCTTTTCTTTTTTGGATAGGGGGACTCGGGGCGTGGATCTGGCGAAATGACTGGCGTTCCCTAGAAACATGGCTGACCCAACCTTCCCAAGCGGCACAAATGGCGTTGTTGGTGGGTTGGTTGCTGGTCATTCTTATTTCTGCTCTCCTCATCAAACGGTTCGATTTATTTGTTTTGCGTCTTTTAGAAGGCTACTGGCCGCCATATCTCTTTTGGCTCAAGTCTTTTTTCTTGCGCAGGCAACACAAAAGAATCAAAAATTTGCAAACAAAATTCCAACAACTAGCATTAAAATACTTTCAAAATGCACTAACTGTAGAAGAAAGCGACCAATTTGTACGGTTAGACTTACAAAAACGTAGAATTCCTAATTATATTATGCCTACTGAGTTAGGTAATATTCTACGTGCTG from Geitlerinema sp. PCC 9228 carries:
- a CDS encoding CHAT domain-containing protein, with product TQNNLANAYSDRIRGERAENLEQAIAAFEAALQVRTRSAFPQDWAMTQNNLANAYRYRIRGERAENLEQAIAAYQAALEIHQPDTFPADCRSTAYNLGNLYTEDRRWEEASTSYRLALEATENLYRRSFSLKGKEAELATVQDLPRHAAYALARASRLSEAVLTVEQGRARQTSETIARERTNLEQVQTLAPELYHSYQQAATQLRQLEDQNRIASLHQTSNSPNVTPETNRQQILQARQKLDEAIESIRSLPGYENFLAAPTLDDISRSLQSHESLVYLIAVDEGSLALLVSTSSTNTEPTIEPIWLDAFQLADLRMLLLGEEEKKELAGWFGAYNNRKDNQQKWWEELDRVTGQLWLPVMQPILHRLKELEMQKAILIPTGAFGLLPLHAAWTEDTTQPSGRRYALDELCLTYAPNARTLASARETVAKTLPDSILAVSNPNKDLPNSELEVREAVTSFANHQVFPHEQATREAVKSVLSDYTVYHFSCHGYANFAEPLNSGLSMAGNEFLTLNDLFALRLPGARLAVLSACETGLPGGRVIDEAVSLPTGMLQAGIAGVVASLWAVLERETTMLMIRFYELWRCQNLDPPEALRQAQQWMRDTTNQEKIDYFQSCCSESATTGITPETARSLYRSIRFTPPQNRDFAHPFYWAAFGYTGI